TGGTCGACGCTTCTCGCGACCGAAGGGCCCGAATCATGCGGCTTCATTGTGGTTGTTCCTTGTCTGCATCCAATAGACGCGGCAGGCAGACAGATGACCAGTGCCAAAGCGATCGATGTCCAATGAAGGTGCCCCCGTCTCAAATTCGATTCCGCGCTCTGCGGTTGTCCTGAGGCTTGCGTTCGCGCTTCTCGGCGATTCGGGAGACAGCCGTCGGCTCGGCGGTGACTCCCGTCCACCGCAGAAAGCGCGTCAGCGTCGAGTAGTTCATGTACTGCTTGGCCAGGCCGGATACCTCGAATCGACCATTGGCCGCGTCCGGGATACCCGTCTTGATGTCCTCCGCGCCCGGATTGAAGTTGTAGCGATCTTCCGCGTGCAAGGTCATCGACGCGACGTACGTCGGTTGGCCGGCACTGCTTCCGACCGTGACGCTGCCGCTCAGCCAAATGAAATGCGCGCCAATGGCCTTTTGCCAGTTCTCCGTCGCGGGATAGGGGAACAGGTCACCGAGATCTGGGTCGTCGCTGCCGCAGGGGATCCCCGTGCCGGTCACCTGGAACATCAGCGGCGCACCTATGGGGCGCGCCTTTGCCAGTTCCTCCACGCCGCGTCGGAAATCGAGGATCGCGTTCTCGAGCGTCAGCTTTCCGGATTTGTCGCCGGCGACGTAGCGTTCGTACGAGAACGTCCGATCCGTTCCTTTCCCGGACAGGAAATGGCGATAGGCAGCGAGCGCGTCGGGAAGGTTGTTGTGGGGAATCAGAGGCACTCCCTGAGCGGCCTCCGCTCCTTCCAGCAGGGCTCCCCACTCGGCGTACTTGGCTCGATCCCCGGCCGTTGGTGCACGCGCCGGAAACTTCTCGAGGAACCCGTTGTCGTGATGGATCGGCGGGTGGAGCGCAGCGCCTACCGAATACGTCGCAACCGTCGCCATGGCCAGCCGAACGTTATCGGGAGAGGCGCTCGAAGGTCAACGGCAGAAGGGGACCTTCGAGCACTGCCGTCGCCGACACCCGGGTGGCGTAGCTGTGGCCGCGATCACGACGGAGGCGGCACGCAACTTCGGGAAGCGGCTGACGATACTCCGATTGTTCGATCAGAAGAGAGAGAGTCCCTTCTCCATGTCCATGCCTGAAACCTTTTCGCCCGGCTCGATCAGCGCGCCGACCGGACCGGCGGCTCCGAAGGCCCGCGAGGTGAAGGCGATGGGCCAGATCGCGATGGGCATCGGTCATGGGGGTCGGGCGACCCTGATGAATCAGATCTGCCGGGTCCTGAACATGCCGCCCGAAGGCTGGTCGACCGGACAGTCGCATCTCTTCGAGCGCGGCGACATCCGGCTCGCGGCGATGTTGGGTACCTTCACAAAGGATCACGTCGCCAAGGCTGCCGCCGAGAACCTGCAGCGAGCGGCGAGGGTCACCCAGGCGAATATCATGCTCGCCGCAGTCACGGCGGCGCGGGAGCACTCCGGTGCGTTGACGGCGACCGAACGCAGCCTGATCGACTCGTACCACGAGGGGGTCTGGATTTTCTCGGGGACCAAAAGAATCACCTTGGTCTCCCGGAATCGATCACGAGAGAGTGGAAGCCGATCGTGCCGTTCGTGAACCCTGAGTCGATGCACGTGGTTCATCCAGCGTGGATTCCCGTCGGCGACCAGATGGTGATCTATGCTGCCCAGGTCGCCGCAAGCTACAGGCTCAGCTTCCTGAAGTGGCTTCAGTTGGAACTTGCGGACGACGCCTCGCCAGCGGTCGCCCGCGCATCGAGGGTCGCGATCATGATCTGGCAGGCGTACACGTTCCTTGCGCCCGGCGGCCGTAGTTTCGAGCCAGCCAACGACGTCGCAGCGCAACTCGGTCAGAGCTTCGGAGTCAGATCTGCGTTGGGCTTTGTAGCTGATCATGCGAAGAAATCGGGCGACAAGGCCGATCTGAATCTCGTCGTGAACGAGGATAAGCTGAACCGGAGTGCCTGGGTTCGAAGCGCCAAAACCCGAACGGCCGAGGCGCTTTTTCTTGAACGGCTGCTGAAACAGGCGAGGCTGATGCTACCCGCATGAGGAACGCGATTGCTTAGCGCTCTTGGGATTCTTATGGCAGTCGCGATAGCGGCAACGCCGTCTGCGCCGTCCGCCACCTGGGAGAAGGTGTACGAGGTTGAAGGCGGTCGCGAGGCCTGGTTGTCGTCGGTGCGGGCGCGGTCGCGCGATGAATGGTTCGTCGGTGGGCAGTGGGGTGTCGCGCACGGCGCCAAGGGACAGGTCACGCGTTACGAGACGCCAGGCCGACCTGTCATCGGGCTTTGGGACGGAGGCAAGGACGGCATCTTCGCTTTCGGAATGGGCGAGCTTGCCCTGCATTTCGACGGCGCCAAGTGGATCGAGGAGCACACGGGGCCGATCGCGAAAAAGGGAAGCCGTGGGATCGATATGCTGTATCTGGCATTCATCGATACCGACAGGCCGGTTCCTGTCATCGTCGCCCTGGGCACGTTGCTGGCGCTCGAACGGCAACCGGACCACACCTGGATCAAGCCCCCTCAACCTGAAAGCGCGAAGCTCGTCCAGCGCGGGCAATTGGGGCCACCTGTCAAGCTGCCGCCGGGCTGTCATGGGGCGGGTTGGTTCTGGTTGGGACGGAAGCGAGGGTTCACCTACTGCCACGACGGACGAGCTTTTGTCGTCGACGAACACGACACGGTGACCGAAAAGGGCAAGCTTCCGAAGGAGTGCAAACGCGCCATCGACGGGCTTGCCTCGATCGAGTCCGAGTTCTACGCGAGTTGCGGCGGCAAGGTCTTTAGGACGGACGCGGCCGGTTGGCACCCGTTCGGGACGGTCCAGAAAGAGAAGGAGCTCACCTCGATCTCGTTTGCCGATGGGTGCGTCTTCGTGACCGGCCGCCGGACCATTTACCGATCCTGTTCGGCGCCATAGCTGTCTCCGTTGCCATCGTCGGGGCCAGACCAGCGGGGCGCCGCTGCGGCCTGACGGACACGTTCGCTCATGGTGGCATCAGCGGTTCAGGGATACGCTGAGACGAAATGGCTGCGAGCCAATTTGATATCGGAGCGCTAGACAGGCGCGTTCTGCTGTCGGGGGCCGGATTGTCCCGCAACTGGGGTGGCTACCTCGCTAGCGAGATGTGGGGCGCGATCCTGGGACATCCACGGGTTCAAGAATCCCAGGCGCTTCGCGAACTGTTGCTGGGCGAGCAGAACTTCGAAACTGCTCTTGCGGAGGTTCAAACGAATATCGCCTTTGAGGCAGGACGGGAGGCGATGAACACAGCGGTGAAAGAAGCGTTCCGACTGCAGGACGACAATCAGCGAAGCACCCTGGGCCGCTCCATCAGTAGTACGTGGAACACGTTCGCCGAAACCGTGGTCCGATCGTTCGATCCCTATGATCGCCAGCCGCCCCGGAGGGCCTCTTTCTTCTTCACACTGAATCAAGACGTCCTTCTTGAGAGGGGATTTAGGCCACCGAGCCAAATCCTTCCCAATATTCCAGGGCTTGATGCAGACCGGGTCTGGCAGAAGCCGATCAAGCCTCCTCCCTTTACGCAGGAATCCTATTCCGACCAGAGCAGTCTCGCGGTCAC
This is a stretch of genomic DNA from Polyangia bacterium. It encodes these proteins:
- a CDS encoding SIR2 family protein, with translation MAASQFDIGALDRRVLLSGAGLSRNWGGYLASEMWGAILGHPRVQESQALRELLLGEQNFETALAEVQTNIAFEAGREAMNTAVKEAFRLQDDNQRSTLGRSISSTWNTFAETVVRSFDPYDRQPPRRASFFFTLNQDVLLERGFRPPSQILPNIPGLDADRVWQKPIKPPPFTQESYSDQSSLAVTVTEEPCELVIRDRFNYVKLHGSFNWTRGTDAMMVLGGGKQEAIDRFWLLRSYFDLFKQILEAGDMRLLVVGYSFCDAHVNRVIVNAARHHRLKIVIVDPRPPADLRRHLLLSRCGEIWDALIDYVGRPLTEIYPADHHGDRSGDMQRIERSFLSYSY